A window of Cohnella herbarum contains these coding sequences:
- a CDS encoding PadR family transcriptional regulator, translating to MDINTQFKKGVLELCVLVLIQKHDRYGYELAEAVSQHIEVAEGALYPLLRRLVKDGYCTTYLQESSEGPPRKYYKLTPEGALYSKELVLAWNAFVQNVSNLIEQGEFLS from the coding sequence GTGGATATCAATACCCAATTCAAAAAAGGCGTGCTGGAACTGTGCGTGCTCGTACTTATCCAGAAACACGACCGTTATGGATACGAACTCGCCGAAGCGGTATCGCAGCACATCGAGGTTGCGGAAGGCGCTCTCTACCCTTTGCTCCGCAGACTCGTCAAAGACGGGTACTGTACGACTTACCTGCAGGAATCGAGCGAAGGTCCGCCTCGGAAGTATTACAAGTTGACACCTGAAGGCGCGCTGTATTCCAAGGAGTTGGTTCTCGCATGGAACGCCTTCGTGCAAAACGTATCCAACTTGATCGAGCAAGGCGAATTCTTAAGTTAG
- a CDS encoding DUF1700 domain-containing protein, whose translation MNKQEFIETLRHYLVSLPVDERNELLRDYEAHFIYGQQYGKSEAEIARELGDPLTLARDIVGPDFLPQPPWAPGRDTPRRIGVTIVLFFLNLFALPVIAAMWAAFAAICLAALAGMLSPIILALESALYGGYSPFKLFMAIGFVGIGMLFAGLSRAAGIELISGMAKYGQWTSRTWKGRTRL comes from the coding sequence ATGAACAAGCAAGAATTTATCGAGACGCTTCGCCATTACCTCGTTTCCTTGCCCGTGGACGAAAGGAACGAATTATTGCGCGACTACGAAGCGCACTTTATTTACGGACAACAATACGGCAAGTCGGAGGCCGAAATCGCAAGAGAGCTTGGCGACCCGTTAACGCTAGCCAGAGATATCGTCGGGCCCGATTTCCTGCCGCAACCTCCCTGGGCGCCCGGCCGGGATACCCCACGGCGCATCGGCGTAACGATCGTGCTCTTCTTTCTAAATCTATTCGCGCTCCCCGTAATCGCCGCGATGTGGGCCGCCTTTGCCGCCATATGCCTGGCGGCGTTAGCCGGCATGCTGTCGCCGATCATATTAGCGCTAGAATCAGCGCTATACGGCGGGTACTCCCCATTTAAATTATTCATGGCAATCGGTTTCGTCGGCATAGGCATGCTATTCGCCGGACTCTCCCGAGCGGCAGGCATCGAATTGATATCGGGGATGGCGAAATACGGCCAATGGACCTCTAGGACATGGAAAGGAAGAACTCGACTATGA
- a CDS encoding ABC transporter substrate-binding protein — protein MRFEKLGKTILMSTLLAGVLAGCSTGGNESKENVKSTLKVMHYDERSFYQQYGMLFSTLYPNIEIEVISTQGVYQEGKDYRESMKEFIEKEKPDVLMIDAEQYSTMAGEGKLYNLESFIKKDKFDLEGIAPGIIDYIKQQSDGILYGLAPEFYSQAIYYNKDLFAKHGVTLPKDRMSWEEVLQLAARFPTTGSKEDRVYGFKAGYQTSLYYFGLSIGTSQGLSYINPTTMQMMINSDSWKRVFEMADKAIKSGSLYIEDPNQNGGGGSYEEYLLRDAFIGGKVAMVMEGNYLMNQIKEAKNVLKEGKGVQNWDVVTVPVNPQAPDESTGMSLSQIFAIDAKTANADAAWQFVSYINGDDFARVTSKLQNGGFPSRTKYLESAEGIHMEAFYSLKPAQNNMYKGFDKIPQQFHMKYEPLTQQEFQKVTDGKATISEALDTLQAKGQQLLTEESKNAEKAKPAEGEASPSASGSANSGAASTSVSAE, from the coding sequence ATGCGTTTCGAAAAGCTAGGAAAGACGATCCTGATGTCTACGTTGCTCGCGGGGGTACTCGCAGGCTGTAGCACTGGAGGGAATGAGTCGAAGGAAAACGTCAAATCGACCTTGAAGGTAATGCATTACGATGAAAGAAGCTTTTATCAGCAGTATGGGATGCTCTTCTCCACGTTATATCCCAACATCGAGATCGAAGTGATCTCTACGCAAGGCGTCTATCAAGAAGGCAAAGATTATCGCGAATCGATGAAGGAATTCATAGAGAAAGAGAAACCGGACGTTCTTATGATCGATGCCGAACAATATTCCACGATGGCTGGCGAGGGTAAGTTGTATAACCTCGAATCGTTCATCAAGAAAGATAAATTCGATCTCGAAGGCATCGCTCCCGGAATTATCGATTATATTAAGCAACAAAGCGATGGAATCCTCTACGGGTTGGCGCCCGAATTCTACAGTCAAGCGATCTATTACAACAAAGACCTGTTCGCTAAGCACGGCGTAACGTTGCCGAAGGATCGGATGAGCTGGGAGGAAGTGCTGCAACTCGCCGCGCGGTTCCCGACAACCGGATCGAAAGAAGACCGGGTATACGGATTCAAAGCCGGTTATCAAACAAGTCTCTACTACTTCGGGTTGTCCATCGGAACATCCCAAGGCTTGTCGTATATTAATCCGACGACGATGCAAATGATGATCAACTCGGATTCCTGGAAGAGAGTATTCGAGATGGCGGATAAAGCGATCAAATCCGGGTCGCTGTATATAGAAGATCCCAACCAGAACGGCGGAGGAGGCTCCTACGAGGAATATCTCCTTAGGGATGCTTTCATCGGCGGCAAAGTCGCGATGGTCATGGAAGGCAATTATCTAATGAACCAAATCAAGGAAGCGAAAAACGTTCTTAAAGAAGGCAAGGGCGTTCAGAACTGGGATGTCGTTACGGTTCCGGTCAATCCGCAAGCGCCGGATGAAAGCACGGGCATGTCGCTTAGCCAAATTTTCGCGATCGATGCCAAAACCGCGAATGCGGATGCCGCTTGGCAATTCGTGAGTTACATTAACGGCGACGATTTCGCGAGAGTAACGTCGAAGCTGCAGAACGGCGGATTTCCTTCGAGAACCAAGTATCTCGAAAGCGCGGAAGGCATACATATGGAAGCCTTCTATAGCTTAAAGCCGGCCCAGAATAATATGTATAAGGGCTTCGATAAAATCCCGCAACAATTCCATATGAAGTACGAGCCATTGACGCAACAAGAGTTCCAGAAGGTTACCGACGGGAAAGCGACGATCTCCGAGGCGCTCGATACCCTGCAAGCCAAAGGGCAACAGCTTCTGACCGAAGAGAGCAAGAACGCGGAGAAAGCCAAACCGGCCGAGGGCGAAGCAAGTCCGTCGGCGAGCGGGTCTGCGAATTCGGGAGCGGCTTCAACTTCCGTGAGCGCGGAGTAA
- a CDS encoding multicopper oxidase family protein: MFSLLTGIIYACVFLLLILSWIAGNKASRLLYGGSAERLSRKTRKQMVWAAYVALPAIGIIVATLLMSVSMSPVFWEDRILLHLPLVAVPMLGIGLLAMPRLLKLWKETRGTTGAPLPARIRMQAAHPMVILPFQSSALGAATIFYLLLVTPVPLTLTKAIVPILIWLAASVALWTIHDRRLRRLSHPDATVTFQPRRRLLRGMGIFFVAAGITSIGLIIQSYNSKLPNRLNMAEGPMDFGGGTQLEHATQSDFSLAMLTGPRDRTPDRKFTLTAQKQTIALGSGKKVDAWTYNGQLPGPELRMKRGELVEVTLINRDIEVGATIHWHGLDVPNAEDGVAGATQDAVMPGEKHVYRFIAEQTGTFWYHSHQDSQEAVKMGLFGALIVEPETPIEHGPEEDVTILTHVWDGAGLSIGSNNGIQRKQVTPGTPVRIRLINTQDWVRQKYVLVDTPFQVAAIDGTELNEPSELQDTHIVLTTGGRADLTFLMPDHPVFLSVGGNKKLGILMSRDGTGEIPDIPSTTAFDPLHYGKPAETVIQANSDFDREFELILDNKLGFYNGRFGSLYTMNGEVFPNTPMFMVQEGDLVKTTISNRGAVDHPMHLHGHHMLILSYNGEDSTGSPWYSDTLDVQPGDTYEVGFVADNPGLWMDHCHNLTHAAVGMSMHLMYEGITTPYTVGGQTRNHPK; this comes from the coding sequence TTGTTTTCTCTTCTTACCGGAATCATTTACGCTTGCGTTTTCTTATTGCTCATCCTATCTTGGATCGCCGGCAACAAAGCTTCTCGCCTGCTCTACGGCGGATCGGCGGAGAGATTATCCCGCAAAACCCGCAAGCAAATGGTATGGGCCGCTTATGTCGCGCTTCCCGCCATCGGAATCATCGTCGCAACCCTGCTCATGTCAGTATCCATGAGCCCCGTTTTCTGGGAGGATCGCATTCTGCTTCATCTCCCCTTGGTCGCCGTCCCTATGCTGGGCATTGGGCTGCTGGCTATGCCAAGGCTATTGAAGCTTTGGAAGGAAACGCGCGGGACGACCGGCGCTCCGCTCCCCGCGAGAATTCGCATGCAAGCCGCGCACCCAATGGTCATCTTGCCCTTTCAATCGTCGGCTCTCGGAGCGGCTACGATTTTCTACTTGTTGCTCGTTACGCCCGTTCCGCTCACTTTGACGAAAGCCATCGTCCCTATCCTCATCTGGCTCGCCGCATCGGTAGCCTTATGGACGATCCACGACCGCCGCTTGCGGAGATTAAGCCATCCCGATGCGACCGTTACCTTCCAACCGCGAAGGAGATTGCTTAGAGGAATGGGTATTTTCTTCGTCGCCGCCGGAATAACGTCCATCGGATTAATCATCCAAAGCTACAATAGCAAACTTCCCAACCGGCTTAACATGGCGGAAGGCCCGATGGATTTCGGCGGAGGTACGCAACTCGAACACGCTACGCAATCGGACTTCTCCTTAGCGATGCTGACGGGCCCTCGGGATCGGACTCCCGATCGGAAGTTCACCTTGACCGCTCAGAAACAAACCATCGCGCTCGGTTCGGGCAAGAAAGTCGACGCTTGGACTTACAACGGGCAACTCCCCGGTCCCGAACTGAGAATGAAACGCGGCGAACTGGTTGAAGTTACGTTGATTAACCGGGATATCGAGGTTGGGGCGACGATTCATTGGCATGGACTCGACGTCCCCAATGCCGAGGACGGAGTTGCCGGCGCCACTCAGGATGCGGTGATGCCCGGGGAGAAACACGTCTATCGGTTCATCGCCGAACAGACGGGAACATTCTGGTACCACTCGCACCAGGATTCTCAAGAAGCCGTGAAGATGGGGCTGTTCGGAGCGTTAATCGTAGAACCCGAAACGCCGATCGAACACGGCCCCGAAGAAGACGTAACGATCCTGACCCACGTATGGGACGGCGCGGGATTGTCCATCGGCAGCAATAACGGCATCCAACGCAAGCAAGTCACCCCGGGCACTCCCGTTCGAATCCGGCTGATCAATACCCAGGATTGGGTCAGACAGAAATACGTGCTCGTGGACACGCCGTTCCAAGTCGCCGCTATCGACGGCACGGAGCTGAACGAGCCAAGCGAGCTTCAGGATACCCATATCGTACTCACGACGGGAGGAAGGGCCGATCTTACGTTTCTCATGCCCGACCATCCCGTATTCCTTAGCGTAGGCGGCAATAAGAAACTAGGGATTCTCATGAGCCGGGACGGCACCGGCGAGATCCCCGATATCCCGAGTACAACGGCTTTCGACCCTCTCCATTACGGCAAACCTGCCGAAACCGTTATTCAGGCGAATAGCGATTTCGATCGGGAGTTCGAATTAATCCTGGATAACAAGCTCGGTTTCTATAACGGCCGGTTCGGCTCCCTGTATACGATGAACGGCGAGGTATTCCCGAATACCCCGATGTTCATGGTCCAGGAAGGGGATCTCGTCAAGACGACCATCTCGAATAGGGGAGCCGTCGATCACCCCATGCATCTTCACGGGCACCACATGTTGATTCTATCCTATAACGGAGAGGATTCAACCGGATCCCCATGGTATTCCGATACGCTCGACGTTCAGCCGGGAGATACGTACGAAGTCGGTTTCGTCGCCGATAATCCCGGTCTTTGGATGGATCATTGCCACAATCTGACTCATGCGGCGGTCGGCATGTCGATGCATCTCATGTACGAAGGAATCACGACTCCCTATACCGTAGGAGGACAAACGCGGAACCACCCGAAATAA
- the cyoA gene encoding ubiquinol oxidase subunit II — MKKGLRRFTAVLSLVLMAIVTSGCAEKVIVMNPKGEIGRHQADLIWITIALCLVILIPVLILTFYIVWKYRNKPGNKAKYDPTWEHNTKLEVIWWAIPIAVIVILGGITIKYTYMLEPSKPIEHEAKPLVIQVTSLDWKWLFQYPEQGIATVNYIEFPEDVPIKFELTSDAPMNSFWIPQLGGQIYTMSGMAMKLHLIADEPGSYMGMGANFSGRDFGSMQFTAKATSQEEFDAWVESVKGSSPALTEEGYAQLAKPGVSDVQTFSGIPEGLFQKIVTKYGAHNHGGGKQESDNSGGEEANVHESGSSHEQSDTNVKQEASSTEGHASHE; from the coding sequence ATGAAGAAAGGTTTGCGGCGCTTTACCGCGGTTCTATCGCTTGTGCTGATGGCGATTGTGACGTCGGGTTGTGCCGAGAAAGTAATCGTAATGAATCCGAAAGGCGAGATCGGAAGGCATCAGGCGGATTTGATATGGATCACGATAGCGCTCTGTCTGGTCATTCTTATACCGGTGTTGATTCTGACTTTCTATATCGTATGGAAATATCGAAATAAGCCGGGCAATAAAGCGAAATACGATCCGACGTGGGAGCACAATACGAAGCTGGAGGTAATCTGGTGGGCAATTCCGATTGCGGTTATCGTGATTCTCGGAGGCATTACGATCAAATATACGTACATGCTCGAGCCGTCCAAGCCGATCGAGCATGAAGCGAAACCGCTCGTTATTCAAGTAACGTCGCTCGATTGGAAGTGGTTGTTCCAATATCCGGAGCAAGGCATCGCAACGGTGAATTACATTGAATTTCCGGAAGACGTACCGATCAAGTTCGAGCTGACTTCGGATGCGCCGATGAACTCTTTCTGGATTCCGCAACTCGGCGGCCAGATTTATACGATGTCCGGGATGGCCATGAAGCTGCATTTGATCGCGGATGAGCCTGGTTCCTATATGGGGATGGGCGCGAATTTCAGCGGCCGCGATTTCGGCAGCATGCAATTTACGGCTAAAGCGACCTCGCAAGAGGAGTTTGACGCATGGGTAGAGAGCGTGAAGGGATCGTCTCCCGCGCTGACCGAAGAAGGTTACGCCCAGTTGGCTAAACCAGGCGTATCGGACGTACAAACGTTCTCCGGGATTCCGGAAGGCCTTTTCCAGAAAATCGTGACGAAGTATGGCGCGCATAACCATGGCGGGGGTAAGCAAGAATCGGATAACTCCGGCGGCGAAGAGGCGAACGTTCACGAGAGCGGATCGTCTCATGAGCAATCCGATACGAACGTTAAACAAGAAGCTAGTAGTACTGAAGGCCATGCGAGTCATGAATAA
- a CDS encoding SDR family oxidoreductase, which translates to MKPLEGKVAVVAGATRGAGRAIAMMLGAAGATVYGTGRSVRGGPSDIGRLETIEETAELVNKQGGRGIPVQVDHTVETQVKELFARIEEEQGGRLDILVNDVWGGEKLSEWGTPFWEGSLDKALLMQRRAVQSHLITSYYGAPLLVKRKQGLIVEVTDGYDYRYRGNLPYSLAKVSVIHLAEALASELRPHGVAALSVTPGFLRSEEMLDHFGVSEENWREGAEQDPHFLQSETPFYLGRGVAALAADSGLMDKSGKAFTSWGLSDEYGIVDVDGRRPHWGSYAEEQGF; encoded by the coding sequence ATGAAACCTTTGGAAGGCAAGGTGGCCGTCGTTGCGGGAGCGACGAGAGGGGCGGGCCGGGCAATCGCGATGATGCTTGGAGCGGCGGGAGCGACCGTATACGGTACCGGCCGCAGCGTGAGAGGCGGCCCTTCGGATATCGGCCGTCTGGAAACGATAGAAGAGACGGCGGAATTGGTGAACAAGCAAGGAGGGCGCGGCATTCCCGTACAAGTCGACCATACGGTGGAAACGCAGGTGAAAGAGCTGTTCGCGAGGATCGAGGAGGAGCAAGGCGGGAGGCTGGATATTCTCGTTAACGATGTATGGGGCGGAGAGAAGCTGTCGGAATGGGGAACCCCGTTCTGGGAAGGATCCTTGGACAAGGCGTTGCTCATGCAACGGAGAGCGGTTCAGTCTCACTTGATCACGAGTTATTACGGAGCGCCGCTTCTCGTGAAGAGGAAACAAGGATTAATCGTAGAAGTGACGGACGGCTACGATTACCGATATCGCGGCAACTTGCCATACAGCTTGGCGAAAGTGTCGGTTATCCATCTGGCCGAGGCGCTTGCGTCGGAGTTGCGGCCGCATGGCGTAGCGGCGTTGTCCGTCACGCCGGGGTTTCTGAGATCGGAGGAAATGCTGGATCATTTCGGGGTTTCCGAGGAGAATTGGCGGGAAGGCGCCGAACAAGACCCCCATTTCCTGCAATCGGAAACGCCGTTTTATCTCGGGCGGGGGGTCGCCGCATTGGCCGCGGATTCAGGCTTGATGGACAAGTCCGGGAAAGCTTTTACTTCTTGGGGGCTATCGGACGAATACGGCATCGTCGACGTAGACGGCAGACGGCCGCATTGGGGGAGTTATGCGGAGGAGCAAGGATTCTGA
- a CDS encoding DUF4097 family beta strand repeat-containing protein: protein MKKFWYFTAACLIVIGVAGALTVGWESNKGDLPEFEKKWTFSASDLRKLQIESDYEVNVKFVKSTDGQNSIQLNGHATEKTIEKVLATEISNQSLTLDLTRSPKKYINFFDFNFVTAKEEFVISVSDDALLDLLKIDVDSGDINITDATLIPITVAELSADSGNLDLNRFRSDSLNAEVDSGNIRGDHVTANITASADSGNIRLENTTGQTTLSVDSGNIRLYKLDTSNTDITADSGNVYVQVPSSFAGFYDLKVDSGTSNAPESKRETKDFVKVRVDSGNIKIEQQP, encoded by the coding sequence ATGAAGAAATTTTGGTATTTTACCGCCGCATGCCTTATCGTGATCGGCGTTGCAGGCGCCCTAACCGTAGGGTGGGAGTCTAATAAGGGGGATCTTCCGGAATTCGAGAAGAAGTGGACCTTCTCCGCTTCCGACTTACGCAAGTTACAAATCGAAAGCGATTATGAAGTGAACGTTAAGTTCGTGAAGAGCACCGACGGACAAAACTCCATCCAACTCAACGGACATGCAACGGAGAAAACGATCGAGAAAGTGTTGGCGACCGAAATCTCGAACCAAAGCCTCACCTTAGATCTCACCCGTTCTCCTAAAAAATACATCAACTTCTTCGACTTCAACTTCGTGACCGCGAAGGAAGAGTTCGTCATCTCCGTTTCGGACGACGCCCTCCTCGATCTGCTTAAGATCGATGTGGACTCAGGGGATATCAACATTACGGACGCGACGCTCATTCCGATTACCGTAGCAGAGTTATCCGCGGATTCCGGTAATCTCGACTTAAATCGTTTCCGAAGCGATTCCCTTAACGCGGAAGTGGATTCAGGCAATATAAGAGGAGACCACGTCACCGCGAACATTACGGCTTCGGCGGACTCAGGCAACATTCGACTGGAGAACACGACGGGGCAAACGACGCTATCGGTCGATTCGGGAAACATACGGTTGTATAAGCTGGACACCTCCAATACCGACATTACCGCCGATTCCGGAAATGTTTACGTGCAGGTTCCTTCCAGCTTCGCGGGCTTCTACGACCTTAAGGTAGATTCAGGTACGAGTAACGCGCCGGAATCCAAGAGAGAAACGAAAGATTTCGTAAAGGTTAGAGTGGATAGCGGCAATATCAAAATCGAGCAGCAACCGTAA
- a CDS encoding cbb3-type cytochrome c oxidase subunit I, giving the protein MWDNIKEFASEFFVTGDPLIYGADVSIALTLIAVVTALTYFKKWTWLWKDWLTTVDHKKIGIMYVIASLLMLFRGGVDALLMRTQLAVPDAEFLSPEHYNQIFTTHGVIMILFMAMPLMFGLFNLVIPLQIGARDVAFPFLNSLSFWLFFFGAMLFNVSFVIGGSPDAGWLSYPPLSGKDFSPGVGQDFYIWGIQISGIGSLMTGINFIVTILKMRAPGMKLMKMPMFTWSVLSSCLTIILAFPILTITLALLFIDRYLGGHFFTLDSGGNPMMYINLIWMWGHPEVYIVILPAFGIFSEIVATFSKKRLFGYKSMVFALMAISITSFFTWAHHFFTMGTGANVNAFFAVTTMIIAIPTGVKVFNWLFTMYRGRLSFPTPMLWMLGFIPCFVVGGMTGVMLSVAPADFQFHNSYFLIAHFHQVLIGGVAFGYFAGLYYWWPKVFGFKLDEKLGKWAFWFWNIGFYVCFMPQYVLGLMGMTRRVSTYGWDKGWYDLNLVSTIGGFLMGIGFIFQVWQILHSIKFMKKAPADPWDGRTLEWSIPSPAPVYNFATIPRAEGKDWYWEEKQRIAQGLPPSPRPKLEPIHMPKNSGIPFIMSAFWFVAGFGLVFDWLWMAIPGFIGIVVCMLAHSFNYKTDYYIPVDEIKRTEAAAAGRGV; this is encoded by the coding sequence ATGTGGGACAATATTAAAGAATTCGCGTCCGAATTTTTCGTAACGGGCGATCCGCTCATCTATGGGGCCGACGTCTCCATCGCGCTTACGTTGATTGCGGTCGTTACCGCGCTGACTTATTTCAAAAAATGGACGTGGCTGTGGAAAGATTGGCTAACGACCGTCGATCATAAGAAAATCGGGATTATGTACGTTATCGCATCGTTGCTGATGCTGTTCCGCGGCGGAGTCGACGCGCTCCTGATGCGTACGCAACTCGCGGTTCCGGATGCGGAATTCCTTTCTCCGGAACACTATAATCAAATCTTCACGACCCACGGGGTCATCATGATCTTATTCATGGCGATGCCGCTTATGTTCGGATTGTTTAATCTGGTCATCCCGTTGCAGATCGGAGCGAGGGACGTCGCGTTCCCGTTCCTGAACTCGCTTAGTTTCTGGCTCTTCTTCTTCGGAGCCATGCTGTTTAACGTTTCGTTCGTTATCGGCGGTTCTCCGGATGCGGGTTGGCTGTCGTATCCTCCTCTATCCGGTAAGGATTTTAGTCCCGGGGTCGGGCAGGACTTCTATATTTGGGGCATTCAGATTTCCGGGATCGGAAGCTTGATGACGGGAATCAACTTCATCGTGACGATTCTTAAAATGCGTGCGCCGGGCATGAAGCTGATGAAAATGCCGATGTTCACTTGGTCGGTTTTGTCCAGCTGTTTAACGATAATCTTGGCGTTCCCGATTCTGACGATTACGCTTGCGTTATTGTTTATAGACCGATACCTAGGCGGACACTTCTTCACGCTCGATAGCGGGGGAAATCCGATGATGTATATCAACTTGATATGGATGTGGGGACATCCGGAAGTGTACATCGTAATATTGCCGGCGTTCGGGATTTTCTCGGAAATCGTCGCTACCTTCTCCAAGAAGCGGCTGTTCGGCTACAAGTCGATGGTATTCGCGCTTATGGCCATTAGTATCACTTCCTTCTTTACTTGGGCTCATCACTTCTTCACGATGGGCACGGGGGCGAACGTCAACGCCTTCTTCGCGGTCACGACGATGATCATCGCGATTCCGACGGGGGTTAAAGTGTTTAACTGGCTGTTTACGATGTACCGAGGGCGATTGTCGTTCCCGACGCCGATGCTCTGGATGCTCGGATTTATTCCGTGTTTCGTCGTCGGCGGCATGACCGGCGTTATGCTATCCGTTGCTCCGGCCGACTTCCAGTTCCATAACAGCTACTTCCTCATCGCTCACTTCCATCAAGTGTTGATCGGGGGCGTCGCGTTCGGTTACTTCGCGGGTCTCTATTATTGGTGGCCGAAAGTGTTCGGATTCAAACTGGACGAGAAACTCGGCAAATGGGCTTTCTGGTTCTGGAATATCGGATTTTATGTCTGCTTCATGCCGCAATACGTGCTCGGATTGATGGGGATGACCCGTCGCGTCAGCACCTACGGTTGGGACAAAGGCTGGTATGATCTGAATTTAGTGTCCACTATCGGAGGATTCCTGATGGGAATCGGATTCATCTTCCAAGTGTGGCAAATTCTCCATAGCATCAAGTTCATGAAGAAAGCGCCGGCGGATCCGTGGGACGGACGGACTTTGGAATGGTCGATTCCGTCGCCGGCTCCGGTGTACAACTTCGCTACGATACCTAGGGCGGAGGGCAAGGATTGGTATTGGGAAGAAAAGCAGCGCATCGCGCAGGGGCTCCCTCCTTCGCCAAGGCCTAAGCTTGAACCGATTCATATGCCGAAAAATTCGGGTATCCCGTTCATTATGTCGGCGTTCTGGTTCGTAGCCGGTTTCGGGCTCGTCTTCGATTGGTTATGGATGGCGATTCCGGGCTTTATCGGTATCGTGGTCTGTATGCTTGCCCACTCGTTTAACTATAAAACGGACTATTATATTCCGGTCGATGAAATCAA
- a CDS encoding helix-turn-helix transcriptional regulator, with protein MRADRLLMIMSLLQTHGQMSSRELAGQLEVSERTVHRDMEALSIAGIPVYAERGSKGGWMLSEGYRSRITGMTTTEIRSLLLLQSSSIVKDLGLNGDLSTAFLKLLSALPATVRTDAEYVRERIHVDGAGWHAAEPIRNSHLQAVQEAIWGQQRLRITYRGWDSDTDAERIVHPLGLVAKQSVWYMIAQTEEEIRTYRISRLKDIARLEATFARPEAFDLAEYWERSVERFKTNLPRYPAQVRIASVRWSQFSRERYVKVISSSAVADTDWTEAAVEFQTLETACEILLGLGRYAQALSPEELRETVYEESKAIVSLYEER; from the coding sequence ATGAGAGCGGATCGCTTGCTAATGATTATGTCTTTGTTGCAAACCCATGGACAAATGTCCTCGCGAGAGCTCGCAGGCCAACTCGAGGTATCCGAACGAACCGTTCACCGGGATATGGAAGCTCTAAGCATTGCCGGGATTCCGGTATACGCGGAACGGGGCTCCAAGGGCGGTTGGATGTTATCCGAAGGCTATAGAAGCCGAATCACGGGCATGACGACAACGGAAATCCGTTCCTTGCTGCTCCTTCAATCTTCTAGCATCGTGAAGGATCTGGGGTTGAACGGAGACCTGAGTACCGCGTTCCTCAAGCTGCTCTCGGCGCTTCCCGCGACCGTCAGAACGGATGCGGAATACGTCCGCGAACGGATTCACGTAGACGGCGCCGGATGGCACGCCGCGGAGCCTATCCGTAATTCTCATCTGCAAGCCGTGCAGGAAGCGATTTGGGGGCAGCAACGACTGCGCATAACTTATCGCGGTTGGGACTCGGATACCGACGCGGAGCGCATCGTCCATCCGCTCGGTCTCGTCGCCAAACAAAGCGTCTGGTATATGATCGCGCAGACGGAAGAGGAGATCCGCACTTACCGGATCTCCCGCTTGAAAGATATCGCTCGGCTCGAAGCAACCTTCGCCCGCCCCGAGGCATTCGATCTAGCCGAATACTGGGAACGATCGGTCGAACGATTTAAAACCAATCTCCCCCGTTATCCCGCGCAGGTACGAATAGCCTCCGTCCGTTGGAGCCAATTCTCGCGCGAGAGATACGTAAAAGTCATATCCTCTTCAGCAGTCGCGGACACGGATTGGACGGAAGCCGCCGTGGAATTCCAGACGCTCGAGACCGCCTGCGAAATCCTGCTCGGTTTAGGAAGATACGCCCAAGCCCTATCCCCCGAAGAGCTTCGGGAAACCGTCTACGAAGAGAGCAAAGCGATCGTATCGCTCTATGAAGAACGCTAG